The genomic segment AGTCTTCTTTGCCAAGCTTCATCTTCTAGTTTAAAGCTAGGATGGATATCTCTTTTAACTCTTGTTTTGCTGTCTGTTTGTTTTCCTGAAGCTGGACAAACATTAAGTTCATCAGCAAGATTTGCATTGACAAATCTTAGCCAATCTCCAAGTTCATGAGAAATAGTAAAATATTCTTTTGGTGCATTGCTTGTATCTTTGGGCATATAGCTTGGTTTTATAGTATATGGAACACCCCAATTAACTCCATAAGCACTAAGTCTTAGTATATTTCCTAAATAATCAATTATCATACTATCATTTTCATGCGGTGATAAGAAACTCCACTTATGTTTTTCGTCACTTTTTGTAACTACATCTTTACATTCTTCCCAACTAACCCAATTCCAATTTTGTGTTTTTTTCTGATTTGAAGTGAGGCAGTATAATTGACCACTTTCTTTATAGTATTGAGCAATATGACCATTTGTAGAATTGTAATAAAGTTCAACTATATTATCAGGGACGGACTTATTATTTTGCAAATAATACAAAGCCCATTGAAATCTATCTATAAAAGGCCAAGCTATAGGTGTTTTAAAACTTAAAGTTGCAGGAGCAGCCCTTAGATTTGCCCATGATTTCATTTCAGAATGTAGCTCGTGATTTTCTTTGTCGCTTGATCTTTTAGATATATAGGCATAGTATTTGTAATGCTTAATTCGCAAATTGCCTTCGTTTGTAAATATTTTACTATTTTTAATCATAAAACGTTGATTTCTGTCATTTAAAGTGCAAGGTGATAAATGCATATAATCCCACGATTGAGTTGATTTACCATCTATACCAGTAACGCTAGAAGGCGCCACAAGACATAAGTAGTTGCCATTTACTTCAAAACTGATTCTCCCAAAAACATCGTATCTAGCTTTTGGCAGTTTATTACTACAATAATCCAAATAAATATAGCTCTCGCCTTTTGAAAAAACAGGACTGTAACACAGATTTTGTCCATCTTCAGTTCTAACCTTTAAAATCATATCTTTAGGAGTATCGGCTACAACCTGTCTTACATCTTGTGCGTTTGAAAACAACAAAAAAAAGTGCAATATAAACAATACTTTATTATAAAATTGCATTGAATATCCTTTTAAAATGAAATTTATGTTACAGTATTATAGCAAAAATATAACGATTTGTTATTAAAATTTTTATTTCTTATGTCTTGTAATAAGATACTTTTTTAAAATCAAATATTGAAAATAAATGGAAATATACATAATATAATTTTATATTTAGAGTATCTTAATCTACAGGTAATAAATAAAATCTATTAATTTAAATAATTTTCTAAAATTTCTTTATATAAATCTTGTTCTTTTTCTAGTTTAATTTTTATTTGTTATATTTCTTTTTTATATTTTTCAAATTCTTTTATGATTTGTTTTTGAATGTTTTCATATGAATTTAAGCTTTTGCCAAAAGCATTCAAGCTATCTTTTTTGAGTTTTATTATATTACATTCAAATAAGCAAAATATAAATTTATTTAAAATATTATTTTTATACTTATCTTTTATGGCAAATCCAGCTATTGCTTCATTTGTATATAAGTCTTTTCCTGCGATTGCTGTTTTTCCTATGCTAAGTTTAAAACTTAGCAAAACTAGATGTTAAGTTGTTTAGATTAATCTTATCTGTTTTGAATAAAAAAACTAAAAATTCTGGAATTAAATTTTCTTTATTACATATGATGGAATTTATTTGTTGATTTGTGGATAATTCTACTTTGTTTATTGCTATTTTTTCAAGAGTTGTAGCGCAAGATTAAAACACTATCTGTGGGTATAATTTGAATTGTGTTTTCGATTAAAGCTTTGCTTGATACAAATTGATTTATGTATTCTTTTTGTATGTAAATTTCGTTTTCTTGATAATCAGGTGTGCTAAACCACACAATATCCTTAGAGTTCCAAAATGTTTTATCTTTTTTTGAAGGTGTTGAGTTATAATTGCTTTGAGATATATTTTATGCCTTTTTTGCTTTTTATAATTTTATCCGAATATTTATTAAATGTTATTTTAAGTGTGGCAAGTTAAATTTATATATTTTGTTTAAAGAATATAACTAAATATATAATAAAATGTAATAAATAGTATAAAAAGGAAACCATATGAAACAAGAAACTTTTGGTTGGAGTATAAGCAATACATACGAAGAGCTTCCTAAAAGATTTTATTCATTTGCTAAAAACTCAGCTTTTCCAAAGCCTAGTTTAGTTATTTATAACGAAGACTTAGCAAAGCAATTAGGTATTAGCGAAGAGCTAAAAAAGCTTAGTGATGAGCAAAAATCAGAGCTTTTTGTGGGAAATACATTTTTAGATGGTATGAGACCTATATCGCAAGCTTATGCCGGACATCAGTTTGGTTACTTTACTACTCTTGGAGATGGCAGGGCTATTTTACTAGCAGAGCAAAACACAGCGGACGGCAAGACATACGACATACAGCTAAAAGGAAGCGGGCAAACGCCTTATTCTCGTGGTGGAGATGGCAAGGCGGTTATTGGTCCTATGCTTAGAGAGTATCTTATAAGCGAAGCAATGCACGGTCTAAATATAGCCACCACTAGAAGTTTGGCGGTTTGCCTTACGGGTGAGAATGTGTTTAGATATGAGTATTTGCCCGGTGCTGTTTTGGTAAGGGTTGCTAGTAGTCATCTTAGGGTTGGGACATTTGAATTTGCTTATCTTGGAGATGATAGCGATGTGAAGGCTTTGGCTGATTATGCTATAAAAAGGCATTATCCTTATATACAAAACGATGAAAATCCATATCAATCTTTACTAAGAGAAGTTATAAAAAAACAAGCTAATCTTATAGCAAAATGGCAACTTGTAGGCTTTATACACGGTGTTATGAATACCGATAATATGAGTATTTGTGGCGAAAGTATTGACTATGGTCCTTGTGCTTTTATGGATAAGTATGATCCAAAAACTGTGTTTAGTTCTATTGACAGGCATTCAAGGTATTCGTATGAGCATCAGCCACCTATTGGACATTGGAATTTATCTGTGTTTGCGGACGCTCTTTTGCCTATCTTGGATGAAAACCAAGACAAGGCTATCAAGATAGCAGAGGATGAGCTAGCTAAATATTTACCTATTTTTAAAGATGCTTTTTTAAGTGGTATGAGAGAAAAGCTTGGGCTTATAAAAGAGCAAGAAAATGATGAGGTTTTGGTGTCTGAGCTTTTGAATTTGATGTATAAAAATGGTTCTGATTATACAAATACATTTGTTCGTTTAAGCCTTGAAGTAGGCGAGCAAGATGGGTCTTACTTGCAAGGAACAAGTGAGCTTTTTAATGATATAGAGTTTAAAAAATGGCAAGAAAAATGGCATGAGAGCATAGAAATATCAGAACAAAATATGCAAAAAGCATATGAGATGATGAAAAATGCAAACCCTTTTGTGATACCTAGAAATCATCTTGTTGAAAGTGCTTTAAGTAACGCAACTAAGGGCGATTATAAAGAGTTTAACGAGCTTTTAAAAGTTTTGCAAAAGCCTTATGAATATGATTTTAAAAACTCAAAATATCAAGAATTACCAAGCGTTTCAATGGCAGCTTATAAGACATTTTGCGGGACTTAAAAATAAAATTATGTTTGTGTATGATTATCTAAATTGATGACTATATTTTGTAGTTTAAAATGCAATACGGTTTAGACCCAATATTTGATGAAAATTCAAAGGTTTTAATATTAGGTTCTTTTCCTTCTGAGATTTCAAGAAAAGCCGGTTTTTACTATGTAAATAAACGCAATCGTTTTTGGAATGTTTTGGCAAAAGTTTTTAATACAGAAATTCCCGAAACAAACGAAGGTAAGGTCAAGTTTTTATTAGAGCACAATATCGCTATTTATGATGCTATTCACTCTTGCGATATAAAAGGCTCGCTTGATAAAAATATCACAAACGCCACTCCTTCTGATTTAAGTCCTATATTTAACAAGGCTAAGATAGAACAAGTCTTTGCAAATGGAACTAAAGCTTATGATGATTGTGAGACTTACCTAAAAGCACAAATACTAAAAGCTACTAATAAAGATATAATCAAACTACCATCTACCAGCCCAGCAAATACAAGATTTAATTTAGAAACACTTGCTAAAAGTTGGGAAGTTATTCGCACTGATATATAAAACACAGCAAGGCTAAGTTTTAAATTTAGCCTTAGTTTTTAAATATATAAATCTATAATTTCTTTATAAATTTGAGCTTTTTTATCAAGACTTAAAGGATAGGCTCTTGAGCTAGATGGCATACGATATATTCTTATGCTTTGTTTTTTATTATCTTGTGTATTTGGTATAAAAGCTTGTAGATATTCGCCTGTTTTTGGCACTTTTATGCTCTCTTTACTATCTAAAATCCAGCCATTGTTTTTAGCTTTTTCTAATACCACTTCACAAGCTTTTGTGCCGGTTGTTAAGATAGCCTTGCAGTTTGGCATTTGTTTTAGTGTCTCGCTAAGGTTTAAGGCTTCTTTAACTTCTAAGAACTTATCATCGGCATTGCCTTTTAGCCTTTGCACTTTCAAGGCACTATCGCCTATGGCTATTCCTTTTAGCCTGAAAAAATCCATAATTTTATCTTGATAAAATGTCTTTTGTTCTAAATTTACAAAATACATTTTATCGTTCATAAATGCTAATCCAAATATCCTCCACATATCGTTATTAAAATTTGGATAATAAAATTGCATACTCCATCTTGCTTGCGGTGGCGGAAAGCTACCTAAAAGCAAAATATTTGAGTTTTGTGGTATAAAAGGTTTTAGTATATGTGTTTCAATGTTATCTAAATTCATTTTTAAATCTTAGCTAAAATTTGTTAAATTTTTATATAAATAATTTTTTTATGCTAAACTATACTTTTTAAAAAAACAATATAAATTATTATGATAATGAGTGAAATTTTATGATTAGTATGGAAAAAGTGACTAAGATTTATAACGATACTTATGTTATAAAAGATCAGACTTTAAATATTAAAAAAGGTGAGTTTTTTGTTTTGGTTGGCCCAAGTGGTAGTGGAAAAACAACAACTCTTAAAATGTTAAATCGCCTTATAGAGCCAAGCTCAGGGGTTATAAAAATCAATGGAAAAGACATAAAAGACTATGATTTAAGAGAGCTTAGATTAGATACCGGATATGTTTTGCAACAAATTGCACTTTTTCCAAATTTAACTGTTCTTGAAAATATATCTCTTATTCCAGAGATGAAAAAGTGGCCAAAAAAAGAGCGTATGCAAAAAACCATAGAGCTACTCAAAAAAGTAAAAATGCCCCCAGAAAAATATCTGCATCGTTATCCAAGAGAGCTTTCTGGTGGCGAACAACAAAGGATAGGAATTTTAAGGGCGATTATAGCCCGTCCCCAGGTTATTCTTATGGATGAGCCGTTTAGTGCTTTAGACCCAATTTCAAGACAACAACTTCAAGATTTGATTAAAGAGTTGCATAAAGATTTAGGAATGACAATAGTATTTGTTACTCACGATATGCAAGAAGCTGAGTATGTTGCTGAGAGAATTTGTATAATGAGAAAGGGTGAAATAATGCAAATTGATTCACCAAAAAACATCAAAGATAATCCAGCAAATGAATTTGTTGCTAAATTTTTTCAAGCAGGTAACACAATAAATGAATGATTTGATAATTACTTTTAATGAACGTAAATTTGAGCTTTTTGAAGCTGTTTTAGAGCATCTTCAAATTTCATTATCATCGCTTTTGATTGCTATCGCCATTGCTGTTCCTATGGCTATTTTGATTTCTAATAATAAAAAAATAACAGAAATCGTGTTGCAAGTGACAGGTATTTTTCAAACTATACCATCTTTAGCACTTCTTGGTCTTTTTATACCACTTTTTGGTATAGGTGCTGTTCCTGCGGTTATAGCTCTTGTTATTTACTCTCTTTTTCCTATAGTTCAAAATACTATAACGGGACTTAATGAGATAAACCCATCTTTAAAAGAAGCCGCGGAAGCATTTGGAATGACAAAATGGGAAAAACTTAAAAAATTTGAACTTGCTATTGCTATGCCAGTTATTATTTCTGGTATCCAAACAGCTGCTGTTATGATAATAGGCACAGCCACTTTGGCTGCTTTGATAGGAGCTGGTGGACTTGGACGTTTTGTATTGCTTGGCATAGATAGAAATAATACATCTTTGATCTTAATCGGAGCTATTTCATCGGCACTTTTAGCGATTTTATTTAGTGTAGGTATTCGTTTTTTAAGAAAGCAAAATATAAAGCTCGTTGCATTTGCTTTGTTTACAATGGTTCTTTCTCTTGGATTATCTTTTTTACCTACTATGGAAAATCAAAATAACAAAATAATTATTGCTGGAAAATTAGGTGTAGAACCCGAGATATTGATTAATATGTATAAAGAAATCATAACCAATAATAGTGATATTAAAGTTGAATTAAAACCAAATTTTGGAAAAACTAGCTTTTTATATGAGGCTTTAAAATCAGGAGATATTGATATGTATCCAGAGTTTAGTGGAACTGTTGTTAAAAGCTTGCTTAAAAAACAGCCTTTGGCCTTATCAAATGATCCACAAGAAGTTTATGAGATAGCAAGAGATGGTATAAAAACTCAAGATGATTTGGCATTTTTAAAGCCTATGGAATTTCAAAATACATATGCTGTTGCTGTTAAGTCTAGTTTAGCTAAAGAGTATGGTCTTAAAAATATATCAGACCTAAAAAGAGTTAGTGATAAATTTATAGCTGGATTTACTTTGGAATTTAATGACAGAAAAGATGGTAATTTGGGCTTAAAAACAGAGTATGGTCTAAATCTAAAAGTAAAAACAGTAGAACCAGCATTGAGATATAAGGCTATTGAAAATAATGAGGTTCAAATAATTGATGCATATTCAACTGATAGCGAGTTAAGGCAATATGATTTGGTTGTATTAAATGATGATAAACATATATTTCCACCATATCAGGGTGCACCGCTCATCAAAGAAGATACACTTAAAAAATATCCCAAACTAAAATCAATGCTTGAACTTTTAGCAGGCCATATTAGCACAAAAGATATGAGCGATATGAACTATGCTGTTAGGGTAAAAGGTCGTCTTGCTAAAGATGTTGCTAGAGAGTATTTGATAAAAAATAATTTGATAGATAAATAAGTATGAAGCTTAAGATTGATATTTTTTAAGATATCAATCTTTTTTTTATTTAGTTTTGAGTATCTTTTTTTAGTTTGCTAAGCAACTCTTCTATATTATATTTAGCCCTGTATTCTGGTGTGAAAAGGTGGATTAAAATATCTCCAAGGTCTATAACAACCCAGTCATCGGAGCTTTCTATATTTAAAAATTCTTCCCCATCAGGCTTTAATTTTTCTTTTAATTCATCATTTAATGACATTGAGTGTCTTTGTCCAAGAGTAGTGGCAAGCACTACAAATTTAACAAAATACTCATCATCTCTCATATCAAAAGCTTGTATGTTTTCAGCTTTTTTTTCATCAAGTATGGATACTATTTTTTCAACTCTTGTTGATATATCTTGCATTATTTTCCTTTGTAAAATTTAATTATATCTTCTTTTATTTTATCATTAAGCAGTTCATAGCCAACACCTTTTCTTATCTCAGACGAACTTATATGAACATCTGTATTTATCTTTTGAAGATTTTTTGGTATTTCTATTTCATCTCTTTTTGCAACTATAAATTTAACTATATTTTTAAGCTCATCGTAGTTGTGCCACGTGCTTAAATTTCTTATATGATCAGCCCCAAGCAATAGATAAAAATTTTCAGGGTTGTATTTTTCTTTTAGATAAATAGCTGTTTGTATCGTGGGAACTGGTCTTTTTTGTTCTATCTCAAAGTCTGATATTTCAACATTTTCAAGACTTCCCCATATATCATTTACCCATTTTAATCTAACATTTGGAGGTGCTGAAAATGTGCTTTTAAATGGACTTATGAATGTTGGCATTATGATTAGTTTATCTATATCAAGTTCATTTAGTGCCATTTTTACAATGCTATCGTGACCTAGGTGAGGAGGGTCAAAACTTCCACCAAATAGTGCCAAATTCAAATTAATTGCCTTTAATATATGTTTGTTTAATTTACATTTTTGTAAAATTGTGACGTATTATATCAAAAGGAAATAAGATGTCGATTAAAATGGCTATAAATGGTTTTGGACGTATAGGAAGATGTGCTGCTCGTATCATTTTGGAAAGAAATGATGTTGAATTAGTTGCTATAAACGATACTGCAACAAGAGATTTAACTAGGTATTTGCTTAAATATGACAGTGTTCACGGCGAGTTTAAACATGATGTTAGAGTTTTGAATGATGATTATATAGAAGTTGATGGTAAAAAAATTAGAGTTTTTAGCACCAGAGATGCGAATGAGTTAGCTTTTTCAGATTTTGGCACAGATGTAGTTCTTGAATGTACGGGTGCGAATTTAACAAGTGAAAAATGTGAAAAATTTATACAAAATGGTGTTAGTAAGGTTGTAATGTCAGCACCTGCTAAGGATGATACTCCAACCTTTGTTTATGGTGTAAACTCAGACTCTTATAAAGGCGAGGCTATTATCTCAAATGCAAGTTGTACTACAAACTGCCTAGCTCCTGTGGCAAAGGTTTTAGATGATGCTTTTGGTATACAAAAAGGTCTTATGACTACAATACATGCTTATACAAATGGACAAAGTATAGTTGATGCAAAATCAGCAAAAGATATAAGAAGGGGTAGGGCTGGTGCTGTAAATATAGGACCTACCACAACAGGTGCAGCAAAGGCTATAGGCTTAGTGCTTCCACACTTAAAAGGTAAATTAAACGGAGTTAGTGTTCGTGTTCCAACACCTAATGTATCTATGGTTGATTTAGTAGCTACTCTTAAACAAAATGTAGATAAAGATATGCTAAATGAAGCTTTTTTAAAGGCTAGTGAAGGCGGACTTAAAGGCATACTTTTGGTTGATGAAGATAAACGTGTTTCTAGTGATTTTATAGGTAGCGAGCATTCGAGTATAGTTATATCTGATATGTTGCAAGTTATATGTGAAGATACTGTAAAAGTTCTTGCTTGGTATGATAATGAATGGGGTTATTCTGCTCGTTTAGTAGATATGGGTGTTTTAGCGGCTAAGTTTACAAAGGATAACAAGTGAATGGTATAATTTCTATAAAAGATATAGATATAAGTGGAAAAAGGGTATTTATAAGATGTGATTTTAATGTCCCTATGGATGAGTTTGGAAATATCACAGATGATAGACGTATAGTTTCTGCTATACCTACTATAAAGTATTGTTTAGATCAGGGTTGTAGTGTCGTTTTGGCTTCTCATCTTGGTCGTCCAAAAAATGGTTTTGAAGAAAAATACTCAATGAAACCCGTTGTGAAAAGACTATCTAGATTATTGCTTCCAGAAATTGCTCTTGCTAATGACGTTATTGGTCCTGATGCAAAAGATAAGGTTAGTAAGCTAAAACCGGGAGAGGTTTTGTTGCTTGAAAATTTACGTTTTGAAAAAGGTGAAACCAAAAATGATGAAAACTTAGCAAAAGCACTTAGTGAATTTGCTGATGTTTATATAAATGATGCTTTTGGTGTTTGTCATAGAGCTCATAGTTCGGTCGAAGCTATTGTTAGGTTTTACGATGAAAATACTAAGGCGGCTGGATTTTTACTACAAAAAGAGATTGAGTTTGCACAAAAATTAATAAAACAGCCTTCAAGACCATTTGTCGCTGTTGTTGGCGGTAGTAAGGTAAGTGGAAAACTGCAAGCTTTGACAAATTTATTGCCAAGGGTTGATAAACTTATAATAGGCGGTGGTATGGCATTTACCTTTTTAAAAGCTCTTGGTTATGATATAGGAAATTCTCTTCTTGAAGAGGATTTGATAGATGAAGCAAAAAATATCTTAACAAAAGGAAAAGAACTTGGTGTTAAAATTTATTTACCGGTAGATGTTGTAGCTGCTCAGACATTTTCTGCTGATAGTGCCATTAAGTTTGTAACAGCTCAAGAGATACCTGCTGGATGGATGGGCCTTGATATAGGACCTGCTAGCACAAGGCTTTTTAGACTTGCAATAGCTGATGCTCAGACTATATGGTGGAATGGACCTATGGGTGTTTTTGAGATGGATAAATTTTGCAAAGGTAGTATAAAAATGAGTCATGCTATAGCTGAAAGTCATGCTACTACGGTTGTTGGTGGTGGAGATACGGCTGATGTTGCTCAGCGTGCTGGTGATGCTGATGAGATGACATTTATATCAACTGGCGGTGGTGCTAGTTTAGAGCTTATAGAAGGAAAAGAGCTTCCTGGCGTAAAACCTTTAAGAAAGAAGGATGATGAATGAAATTTTTTGCAAATTTAAAATCAAATCACACAAGAAAAAGCTTCTCTGAATATGTAAAAAACATAGAAAAAAATTTACAAACTCAAGATGTTATCATATATCCCCCATTTACTGCACTTGATTATTCTTTGTCAAAAAAAATAAAAATAGGAGCTCAAAATTTTTATCCAGCCAAGAGTGGATCTTTTACCGGAGAGATAACATCGCTTATGCTTGATGAGTTTGAAATAAATAATGTTCTTATTGGACATAGCGAAAGAAGAGAACTTGGTGAAAATGAAGATCTGTTAAAATCTAAATTTAATTTTGCAAAAGAAAAAAATTGGGAAATAGTTTATTGTATTGGTGAAAATTTAGATACTTTTGAAAATAAAAAAACAAAAGAATTTTTAAGTAAACAGCTTGAAAGTATTGATTTGCAATACGATAAGCTAACTATAGCTTATGAGCCTATATGGGCTATAGGAACTGGCAAGAGTGCTAGTATAGGACAGATAGAAGAAATTTTGGATTTCATAAGAACTAAAACTAATGCTGATTTGTTGTATGGTGGAAGTGTAAATTTAACTAATATTTTAGAAATTTCAAAGATACAAAACTGTCAAGGTGTTCTTGTAGGAACTGCTAGCTGGGATTGTGATAATTTTATGAAATTAATAAATGCTGTTTGCTAAAAAAAGGAAATAGATATGATAATGAATGGTAAAAAAGGTCTTATAGTAGGCATTGCAAATAATAAATCTATTGCTTATGGAATAGCCAAGGCTTGTAAAGAACAAGGTGCCAAACTTGCTTTTACGTTTTTGAATGATTCTATAAAAAAGAGATTAGAACCGATAGCAAATGAACTTGGCTCAAATTTTATTTATGAGCTTGATATTAACAACAACGAGCATTTGCAAAATCTTGCTCCGATGATAGAAAAAGAGTTTGGAAAGATTGATTTTGTTGTTCATGCTGTTGCTTATGCGCCAAAAGAGGCTTTGGATGATGAGTTTATAAATACTACAAAAGAGGCTTTTGAAATCACAATGAATACATCTGTGTATTCTTTATTAAGCTTAACAAAATCAGTCCTACCTATCTTAAATGATAATGGTTCTATTCTTACTCTTAGTTATCTTGGTGGTGTTAGATTTGTTCCACATTATAACGTTATGGGTGTTGCAAAAGCAGCTCTTGAAAGCTCTGTAAAATACCTAGCACATGATCTTGGTAAGAAAAATATAAGAGTAAATGCAATAAGTGCCGGACCTATCAAAACACTTGCCGCAAGTGGAATAGGCGATTTTCGTATGATCTTAAAGTACAATGAAGCTAATGCCCCTTTAAAACGCAATACAACCATAGATGATGTTGGTAAAAGCGGAATGTATCTTTTGAGCGACCTTGCTAGTGGTGTTACTGGTGAGATTCATTATGTTGATTGTGGATACAATATAATGGGAATGACTGATGTTGAACAAGATAGCGAAGGAAATGTTTGCTTAGTTACTGATTTAGAAAAACATAAGTAGGAAAATTTCCTACTTATTTAAAATGATATATGCATACTTAGTGCTATTATACATAGTATAAGCGCCATAGGAACATACAGATATCTTCCTATGCTGTGCCATAAAAGACCTTGCTTATTATCTGTTCCTGTGTTTATCTCTTCTAAAATTTCATCTTTTTTAATTATCCAAAACCAAGATATAGCTCCTATAACAGCCCCAATAGGTATGATATAAATAGATACAAAATCCATCCAAGGGCCCCAAGTTGTTATATCTTGCATTGTTACCCCTATGCCAAAGCATATGATGCATAATGCGATCAAAATAGGAGTTCGTTTTATTTTTGGAAATTTATGCATTATGGACTCAGCAACCGCTTCTAACATATTTTGCAAAGATGATATTCCTCCAAAAATCACAGCTGTAAATAAAATAATAGCAAATATTTGTCCACCTGGCATATCTTGTAAAATTTTAGGTAGTGTAACAAATAAAAGTCCAGGACCACCTGCTGGATTCATACTATATGCAAAAACAGCTGGTATCATAACCAAAGCGGCAACTGTGGCTGCTACAGTATCAAAGATAGCTGTTTTTTTCGCCGAATCAACAATATCTTCATCTTTTGATAGGTATGAGCCATAAACTATCATTCCAGAACCTGTTATTGATAGTGAGAAAAATGCTTGCCCCATAGCTGATACCCATACCATTGGCTCTTTTAATTTTTGCCAGTCAGCTTTGAATAAAAATTTATATCCATCAATAGCATTATCTAAAAATGAAACTCTTATAGCTAGTATTATAAAGAGTATAAAAAATAGTGGCATCATTATTTTGTTTGTTTTTTCTATACTTTTTGCACCAAAAAAAAGAGTAAGAAGTGTGCCTGCTATCACTATAAAGTGAAAAGGAACTACAGAATATTTTGTTAGTGCAAACGACTCAAACCAAGTATTTGTATCAACACTCATAAGCGAGCCATCTATTGACTGATATAATGCTTTTAAAACATAGGCTATTATAACAGCATATCCTATCGCTATACACATAGAACCAGTCAGTGGTAACCAGCCTATTATTTTTCCTATTTTTTTAAATCCTCTTGAATTCCAAGCATATTCATATGAACCTAGTGTTCCTGTTTTTGCTCTTCTTCCTATTGCATATTCGGCTGATAATCCAACATATGAAAAAAT from the Campylobacter pinnipediorum subsp. pinnipediorum genome contains:
- a CDS encoding DUF1561 family protein, translated to MQFYNKVLFILHFFLLFSNAQDVRQVVADTPKDMILKVRTEDGQNLCYSPVFSKGESYIYLDYCSNKLPKARYDVFGRISFEVNGNYLCLVAPSSVTGIDGKSTQSWDYMHLSPCTLNDRNQRFMIKNSKIFTNEGNLRIKHYKYYAYISKRSSDKENHELHSEMKSWANLRAAPATLSFKTPIAWPFIDRFQWALYYLQNNKSVPDNIVELYYNSTNGHIAQYYKESGQLYCLTSNQKKTQNWNWVSWEECKDVVTKSDEKHKWSFLSPHENDSMIIDYLGNILRLSAYGVNWGVPYTIKPSYMPKDTSNAPKEYFTISHELGDWLRFVNANLADELNVCPASGKQTDSKTRVKRDIHPSFKLEDEAWQRRLWQIARSGSNNESEGIGICGTCLLQTMQMVLEILNDTSARNDGEGYLFPTAHMRDPFIAFRQRYPGLSFVLETQGRFEESARYEWAQMQTALGHSALGLVGTFLSNYVITGTNMLNESQLDIGVQSVLRSSPGSVWINFIYTINPQTNELEGHIMPVIRTQNGMVYVTTNFPDISFEQFRQRLSRTINTTSDVRNRITNNGTLNLAYTQFIQVSRRYFNPIVLSVSQNNCTGEGPSRRGSKRKPEINLINQCDTPSKRCGLLESR
- a CDS encoding protein adenylyltransferase SelO gives rise to the protein MKQETFGWSISNTYEELPKRFYSFAKNSAFPKPSLVIYNEDLAKQLGISEELKKLSDEQKSELFVGNTFLDGMRPISQAYAGHQFGYFTTLGDGRAILLAEQNTADGKTYDIQLKGSGQTPYSRGGDGKAVIGPMLREYLISEAMHGLNIATTRSLAVCLTGENVFRYEYLPGAVLVRVASSHLRVGTFEFAYLGDDSDVKALADYAIKRHYPYIQNDENPYQSLLREVIKKQANLIAKWQLVGFIHGVMNTDNMSICGESIDYGPCAFMDKYDPKTVFSSIDRHSRYSYEHQPPIGHWNLSVFADALLPILDENQDKAIKIAEDELAKYLPIFKDAFLSGMREKLGLIKEQENDEVLVSELLNLMYKNGSDYTNTFVRLSLEVGEQDGSYLQGTSELFNDIEFKKWQEKWHESIEISEQNMQKAYEMMKNANPFVIPRNHLVESALSNATKGDYKEFNELLKVLQKPYEYDFKNSKYQELPSVSMAAYKTFCGT
- a CDS encoding DNA-deoxyinosine glycosylase, which translates into the protein MQYGLDPIFDENSKVLILGSFPSEISRKAGFYYVNKRNRFWNVLAKVFNTEIPETNEGKVKFLLEHNIAIYDAIHSCDIKGSLDKNITNATPSDLSPIFNKAKIEQVFANGTKAYDDCETYLKAQILKATNKDIIKLPSTSPANTRFNLETLAKSWEVIRTDI
- a CDS encoding uracil-DNA glycosylase family protein — encoded protein: MNLDNIETHILKPFIPQNSNILLLGSFPPPQARWSMQFYYPNFNNDMWRIFGLAFMNDKMYFVNLEQKTFYQDKIMDFFRLKGIAIGDSALKVQRLKGNADDKFLEVKEALNLSETLKQMPNCKAILTTGTKACEVVLEKAKNNGWILDSKESIKVPKTGEYLQAFIPNTQDNKKQSIRIYRMPSSSRAYPLSLDKKAQIYKEIIDLYI
- a CDS encoding ABC transporter ATP-binding protein; the protein is MTKIYNDTYVIKDQTLNIKKGEFFVLVGPSGSGKTTTLKMLNRLIEPSSGVIKINGKDIKDYDLRELRLDTGYVLQQIALFPNLTVLENISLIPEMKKWPKKERMQKTIELLKKVKMPPEKYLHRYPRELSGGEQQRIGILRAIIARPQVILMDEPFSALDPISRQQLQDLIKELHKDLGMTIVFVTHDMQEAEYVAERICIMRKGEIMQIDSPKNIKDNPANEFVAKFFQAGNTINE
- a CDS encoding ABC transporter permease/substrate-binding protein, with product MNDLIITFNERKFELFEAVLEHLQISLSSLLIAIAIAVPMAILISNNKKITEIVLQVTGIFQTIPSLALLGLFIPLFGIGAVPAVIALVIYSLFPIVQNTITGLNEINPSLKEAAEAFGMTKWEKLKKFELAIAMPVIISGIQTAAVMIIGTATLAALIGAGGLGRFVLLGIDRNNTSLILIGAISSALLAILFSVGIRFLRKQNIKLVAFALFTMVLSLGLSFLPTMENQNNKIIIAGKLGVEPEILINMYKEIITNNSDIKVELKPNFGKTSFLYEALKSGDIDMYPEFSGTVVKSLLKKQPLALSNDPQEVYEIARDGIKTQDDLAFLKPMEFQNTYAVAVKSSLAKEYGLKNISDLKRVSDKFIAGFTLEFNDRKDGNLGLKTEYGLNLKVKTVEPALRYKAIENNEVQIIDAYSTDSELRQYDLVVLNDDKHIFPPYQGAPLIKEDTLKKYPKLKSMLELLAGHISTKDMSDMNYAVRVKGRLAKDVAREYLIKNNLIDK
- the rsfS gene encoding ribosome silencing factor, with the protein product MQDISTRVEKIVSILDEKKAENIQAFDMRDDEYFVKFVVLATTLGQRHSMSLNDELKEKLKPDGEEFLNIESSDDWVVIDLGDILIHLFTPEYRAKYNIEELLSKLKKDTQN